The following are encoded together in the Zingiber officinale cultivar Zhangliang chromosome 8A, Zo_v1.1, whole genome shotgun sequence genome:
- the LOC122010735 gene encoding acrosin-like has translation MSTSSSPPPPASSPSPAAAPPDPSSPIPTSPPPASPSPPPPPPFPILSLRPPRSLPARPPLLLIRLRIRLLQLMTGMVHICRNKTMLHLYKIMVSKCLLDLLLLYQQFVCFLHTHLVLFRLHL, from the exons ATGTCCACTTCCtcctcgccgccgccgccggcctCCTCCCCCTCGCCGGCGGCTGCACCGCCTGATCCATCGTCTCCGATTCCCACCTCTCCGCCTCCGGCGTCGCCCTCTCCACCCCCACCCCCACCATTCCCGATTCTCAGCCTGCGGCCTCCCCGCAGCCTTCCAGCCCGCCCGCCCCTCCTCCTCATCCGTCTTCGAATCCGCCTCCTCCAGCTG ATGACTGGTATGGTGCATATTTGCAGAAACAAAACCATGCTTCATCTCTACAAGATCATGGTGTCAAAGTGCCTCCTCGACCTCCTCCTCCTCTACCAACAGTTTGTTTGCTTCCTCCACACTCACCTGGTCCTCTTCCGACTCCACCTCTGA
- the LOC122008720 gene encoding proline-rich receptor-like protein kinase PERK1 isoform X1: MAMATDGFSDANLLGQGGFGYVHRGVLANGKEVAIKQLKIGSGQGEREFQAEVEIITRVHHRHLVSLVGYCISGGKRLLVYEYVPNNTLDFHLHGKGRPTMEWPARWKIALGSAKGLAYLHEDCHPKIIHRDIKASNILIDYKFEPKVADFGLAKFASDNNTHVSTRVMGTFGYLAPEYASSGKLTDKSDVFSFGVMLLELITGHQPLVSSRSKFLDDSLVEWVLVLHTESFSYPILKCITILLLLTFSYLQARPLLTGALEDGNYDSLIDPKLGNDFNPNEMTCMIACAAACVQHSARRRPKMSQIVRALQGDVVLEDLNEQTTPAHNSSELESGQYNDNMKFRKVALAPQENASSEYSQRTSENNRNPLSSNCENQQTQEIEASNKNDSYGSSGSSL; encoded by the exons ATGGCTATGGCAACAGATGGTTTCTCTGATGCAAATCTCCTTGGGCAAGGTGGTTTTGGTTATGTACACAGAGGAGTACTTGCCAATGGCAAGGAAGTTGCGATTAAACAGTTGAAAATTGGAAGTGGACAGGGTGAGCGTGAATTCCAGGCTGAGGTTGAGATAATAACTCGGGTTCATCACAGGCATCTTGTTTCACTGGTTGGATATTGCATCTCTGGTGGCAAGAGGCTGCTTGTTTATGAATATGTTCCTAACAATACTCTGGATTTTCATCTGCACG GGAAAGGTCGACCAACTATGGAATGGCCTGCTCGTTGGAAAATTGCATTAGGTTCTGCAAAAGGGCTGGCATATTTGCATGAGGACT GTCACCCTAAGATTATTCACCGTGATATAAAGGCATCCAATATTCTCATTGACTACAAGTTCGAGCCTAAG GTTGCAGATTTCGGGCTTGCTAAGTTTGCTTCTGATAACAATACTCATGTTTCTACTAGGGTTATGGGAACCTTTGG TTATTTGGCTCCTGAATATGCATCTTCAGGTAAACTCACTGATAAATCAGATGTCTTTTCATTTGGTGTAATGCTCCTGGAGCTAATCACCGGGCACCAGCCTCTTGTTTCTTCCCGATCTAAGTTCTTGGACGATAGTTTAGTTGAATGGGTACTTGTTCTTCACACTGAATCTTTTTCCTACCCCATATTAAAGTGTATAACGATATTGCTTCTGCTGACTTTTTCATACCTGCAGGCAAGACCATTGCTCACTGGAGCTCTTGAGGATGGCAATTACGATTCCCTTATTGATCCAAAGCTAGGAAATGATTTTAATCCAAATGAGATGACTTGCATGATTGCTTGTGCTGCTGCTTGTGTGCAGCATTCAGCACGGCGACGCCCAAAGATGAGTCAG ATTGTCCGAGCTTTGCAAGGAGACGTCGTTCTCGAAGATCTAAATGAACAAACAACCCCTGCTCACAATAGTTCAGAGCTCGAGTCTGGCCAGTACAATGACAACATGAAGTTTAGAAAGGTGGCATTGGCACCTCAAGAGAATGCGAGCAGTGAGTACTCTCAGAGGACCAGCGAAAACAACCGGAATCCATTGTCTTCGAACTGTGAAAACCAGCAGACACAAGAGATCGAGGCGAGCAACAAGAACGACAGCTATGGTTCGTCCGGCAGCAGCTTGTGA
- the LOC122008718 gene encoding putative E3 ubiquitin-protein ligase UBR7, with product MADASEDETEQTVTIGEYIEELEAEELEADLVLGGDEGKECTYPGGYMKRQAIFSCLTCVPSGNAGVCTACSLSCHDGHEVVELWTKRKFRCDCGNSKFGEFSCKLHPDKEPENTGNSYNQNFRGCYCTCGRPYPDPDAKEQIEMIQCCICEDWFHENHLGLNSLDKIPRDEDGEPVYDDFVCEKCASIFSFLKLYPSSIWALPKQKNVPSVQSGTENVVENGSSTNCSDKAIGSHISQSEIHESSSGNDSTCENGTVVNATSDNNKVCLEDQGSSATCTIGVDINVLSVPSEKIGPMFLLKKWRELLCKCRTCSEFYTHKGVEFLTDKEDTIEEYEKMAKSKREEKLKQQEGAELNFLNTLNHVQKIEIFSGIADMKNELHSFLESFDSSKPVTSDDIKGVFENLAKKKKQRLA from the exons ATGGCCGACGCCTCCGAGGACGAGACCGAGCAGACCGTCACGATCGGGGAGTACATCGAAGAGCTCGAGGCGGAGGAGTTG GAAGCTGATCTGGTTCTGGGTGGCGACGAGGGCAAGGAGTGCACTTATCCGGGTGGGTACATGAAGAGGCAGGCCATCTTCTCGTGCTTGACGTGCGTTCCTAGTGGCAATGCTGGTGTTTGCACTGCCTGCAGTCTCTCTTGCCACGATGGCCACGAG GTTGTGGAGCTGTGGACCAAAAGGAAATTTCGCTGTGACTGTGGCAATTCCAAGTTTGGGGAGTTTTCCTGCAAGCTTCATCCTGATAAAGAACCTGAAAACACTGGCAACTCCTACAACCAGAACTTTAGAGGTTGTTACTGCACATGCGGTCGCCCTTATCCTGATCCAGATGCCAAAGAGCAGATTGAAATGATACAGTGTTGTATATGCGAAGATTGGTTTCATGAGAATCACCTTGGACTTAACTCTCTAGATAAG attccaAGAGATGAGGATGGTGAACCTGTCTATGATGACTTCGTCTGTGAAAAGTGTGCTTCCATTTTTTCTTTCCTGAAACTTTATCCTTCTTCTATTTGGGCCTTGCCAAAGCAAAAGAATGTGCCTTCAGTTCAGAGTGGCACTGAGAATGTGGTTGAGAATGGCTCCTCGACCAATTGTAGTGACAAGGCGATTGGCAGTCATATTTCTCAGTCTGAGATTCATGAAAGTTCTTCCGGGAATGATTCTACTTGCGAAAATGGTACAGTAGTAAATGCAACCTCAGACAATAATAAAGTGTGTCTTGAGGATCAAGGTTCAAGTGCTACATGCACTATTGGAGTGGACATCAATGTGTTATCCGTTCCCTCGGAGAAAATAGGACCCATGTTTCTCCTTAAAAAATGGAGAGAACTTCTTTGCAAATGTAGAACCTGTAGTGAATTTTATACCCATAAAGGAGTAGAATTTTTAACCGATAAAGAGGACACGATTGAGGAATATGAAAAGATGGCTAAGTCGAAGAGGGAGGAAAAGTTGAAGCAACAGGAAGGAGCTGAATTGAACTTTCTCAACACTCTGAATCATGTCCAGAAAATAGAAATCTTCAGTGGGATAGCTGACATGAAGAATGAGTTGCATTCCTTTTTG GAATCTTTTGATTCATCGAAACCTGTGACATCTGATGATATTAAAGGTGTCTTTGAAAATCTCGCAAAGAAAAAGAAGCAAAGGTTGGCATGA
- the LOC122008719 gene encoding S-type anion channel SLAH2-like yields MDGKENLSSTKESSDSERLPSIFKYIASNSISGFDTTPSPRSDTAHFEVPEVIVDDIQERPDSVVLPTSQHQTGGLSHAHSISISMPSSPTVFRAEHSYGELKNHVTANSCVRQKTEGKFHSQPMSVGRSYIIATPDVLTENNKFKDKRYDSFKTWSGKFEKQISNLRGKPPEPEIENLTKNTKREVVPAHRFFDALEGPELDKLKASEVLVLPEDKKWPFLLRFPVSSFGICLGVSSQAILWKTLATSSSTSFLHFGLTVNLVLWCLSLALLGIISSIYILKIILYFEAVLREYYHPIRVNFFFAPWISCLFLAIGIPSSIGIKLHAALWYVLMGPIFLLELKIYGQWMSGGRRRLSKVANPSNHLSIVGNFVGALLGASMGLKEGPIFFFAVGLAHYCVLFVTLYQRLPTNETLPKDLHPVFFLFVAAPSVASMAWAKITGEFGFGSRIAYFIALFLYASLAVRINFFRGFRFSLAWWAYTFPMTGASIATIRYSVEVTNIFTRILSIALTAISVITVASLLTSTMVHAFVLRDLFPNDIAIAISGSKINPNKMDLPIQTSSANASDNGACQSASNGDHTGTLSSEPKGPTLV; encoded by the exons ATGGATGGTAAAGAAAACCTAAGCTCCACAAAGGAGAGTTCTGATTCTGAGAGGCTTCCATCTATTTTCAAGTACATTGCATCTAATTCGATTTCTGGGTTTGATACAACTCCAAGTCCTCGAAGTGACACTGCACATTTTGAA GTGCCAGAAGTTATTGTAGATGACATACAAGAACGACCGGATAGTGTGGTCTTACCGACTTCACAACATCAAACGGGTGGGCTTTCTCATGCACATTCCATTTCAATCAGCATGCCTTCATCACCTACAGTGTTTCGGGCAGAACATTCGTATGGCGAGCTAAAAAATCATGTGACTGCTAACTCTTGTGTGCGTCAAAAAACGGAAGGCAAGTTTCACTCTCAACCGATGTCAGTTGGAAGGTCCTACATTATAGCTACTCCCGATGTCCtaactgagaacaataaattTAAGGACAAACGATATGATTCTTTCAAGACTTGGTCTGGAAAATTTGAAAAGCAGATATCTAACCTACGCGGTAAGCCACCAGAACCTGAGATAGAAAATTTGACAAAGAATACTAAACGAGAGGTTGTGCCTGCACACCGCTTCTTTGATGCATTGGAAGGACCTGAACTTGACAAGCTAAAG GCATCAGAGGTGTTGGTTCTTCCTGAAGATAAAAAGTGGCCTTTTCTTCTCCGCTTTCCTGTGTCCTCCTTCGGTATATGCCTTGGCGTTAGTAGCCAAGCTATCCTGTGGAAGACATTGGCTACATCATCATCCACAAGTTTTCTTCATTTTGGTCTGACCGTCAACCTTGTTCTGTGGTGTCTTTCACTTGCGTTACTAGGCATCATTTCATCTATCTATATTCTGAAGATCATTTTATACTTTGAGGCTGTCCTTCGCGAGTACTATCATCCCATCCGAGTTAACTTCTTCTTTGCTCCATGGATATCTTGTCTCTTCTTAGCCATTGGTATACCGTCTTCAATTGGTATCAAGCTTCATGCAGCTCTATGGTATGTGTTAATGGGTCCAATTTTCCTACTCGAGCTTAAAATATATGGCCAATGGATGTCTGGAGGGCGACGAAGGTTATCAAAAGTTGCAAATCCATCGAACCACCTGTCGATCGTGGGAAATTTTGTAGGCGCTTTGCTTGGTGCCTCTATGGGGCTTAAAGAAGGGCCTATCTTCTTCTTTGCAGTCGGGCTGGCTCATTATTGTGTACTCTTTGTGACTCTTTACCAGAGGCTTCCAACAAATGAAACGCTACCCAAGGATCTTCATCCGGTTTTCTTTCTGTTTGTAGCAGCCCCTAGTGTTGCTAGCATGGCATGGGCCAAAATAACTGGGGAGTTTGGATTTGGTTCGAGGATTGCTTACTTCATTGCACTCTTCCTATATGCTTCTCTT GCTGTTCGCATTAACTTCTTTCGCGGTTTTAG GTTCTCACTTGCTTGGTGGGCGTACACTTTTCCAATGACGGGTGCCTCTATTGCTACAATTCGATACTCGGTCGAAGTCACAAACATATTCACTCGGATTTTATCAATTGCACTCACAGCCATATCCGTCATAACTGTGGCATCTCTTCTAACTTCGACTATGGTTCATGCATTTGTGCTTCGCGACCTTTTCCCAAACGACATTGCCATTGCCATTTCCGGAAGCAAGATAAACCCGAACAAAATGGATTTGCCTATACAAACATCGAGCGCAAATGCTAGCGACAATGGAGCTTGTCAATCTGCGAGTAATGGAGATCATACTGGAACGCTATCAAGCGAACCAAAAGGGCCTACGCTTGTTTGA
- the LOC122008721 gene encoding CMP-sialic acid transporter 1-like isoform X2, with translation MNMEWKSIRLFPIPSIIYLIHNNVQFATLTYVDPSTYQIMGNLKIVTTGILFRFFLKRKLTTLQWMAIVLLTIGTTTSQVKGCGEASCDSLFSAPIQGYMLGLLSACLSALAGVYTEYLMKKNNDSLYWQNVQLYTFGAIFNMARLIVDDFRVEFENGPWWQRLLNGYTVTTWLVVLNLGSSGLLVSWLMKYADNIVKVYSTSMAMLLTMLLSIFLFGLKLTLQLFLGIIICMISLHMYFAPPHMLVDLPVTAKMATDNLKEIAIERRVES, from the exons ATGAATATGGAATGGAAGAGCATCCGTTTGTTTCCAATTCCTTCTATTATATATCTCATTCACAACAATGTCCAGTTTGCCACCTTGACTTATGTGGATCCATCGACATATCAGATAATGGGCAATCTGAAAATTGTCACAACTGGCATCTTATTCAG GTTTTTTTTGAAGAGAAAGTTGACTACTCTTCAGTGGATGGCAATTGTTCTGCTAACTATAGGAACAACTACCAGCCAG GTGAAAGGTTGTGGAGAGGCATCTTGTGACTCACTATTTTCAGCACCTATACAAGGTTACATGTTGGGACTCTTGTCGGCCTGTCTCTCTGCACTAGCAGGTGTTTACACAGAATACCTGATGAAGAAGAACAATGACAGCCTTTACTGGCAGAATGTCCAGTTATATAC GTTTGGTGCGATCTTTAACATGGCACGTCTTATAGTTGATGATTTTAGAGTTGAGTTTGAGAACGGACCATGGTGGCAACGCCTTCTTAATGGATACACTGTCACAACATGGCTAGTTGTATTGAACCTAGGATCTTCTGGATTATTAGTTTCATGGTTGATGAAATATGCAGACAATATTGTAAAG GTGTATTCAACTTCCATGGCGATGTTACTCACGATGCTCCTATCCATATTTCTTTTCGGTCTCAAGCTTACTTTGCAG CTTTTCTTGGGCATTATAATCTGCATGATCTCACTGCACATGTACTTTGCCCCTCCTCACATGCTCGTTGATTTACCAGTAACTGCAAAGATGGCCACAGATAACCTAAAGGAAATTGCCATCGAACGAAGGGTTGAGTCATGA
- the LOC122008720 gene encoding proline-rich receptor-like protein kinase PERK1 isoform X2, producing the protein MAMATDGFSDANLLGQGGFGYVHRGVLANGKEVAIKQLKIGSGQGEREFQAEVEIITRVHHRHLVSLVGYCISGGKRLLVYEYVPNNTLDFHLHGKGRPTMEWPARWKIALGSAKGLAYLHEDCHPKIIHRDIKASNILIDYKFEPKVADFGLAKFASDNNTHVSTRVMGTFGYLAPEYASSGKLTDKSDVFSFGVMLLELITGHQPLVSSRSKFLDDSLVEWARPLLTGALEDGNYDSLIDPKLGNDFNPNEMTCMIACAAACVQHSARRRPKMSQIVRALQGDVVLEDLNEQTTPAHNSSELESGQYNDNMKFRKVALAPQENASSEYSQRTSENNRNPLSSNCENQQTQEIEASNKNDSYGSSGSSL; encoded by the exons ATGGCTATGGCAACAGATGGTTTCTCTGATGCAAATCTCCTTGGGCAAGGTGGTTTTGGTTATGTACACAGAGGAGTACTTGCCAATGGCAAGGAAGTTGCGATTAAACAGTTGAAAATTGGAAGTGGACAGGGTGAGCGTGAATTCCAGGCTGAGGTTGAGATAATAACTCGGGTTCATCACAGGCATCTTGTTTCACTGGTTGGATATTGCATCTCTGGTGGCAAGAGGCTGCTTGTTTATGAATATGTTCCTAACAATACTCTGGATTTTCATCTGCACG GGAAAGGTCGACCAACTATGGAATGGCCTGCTCGTTGGAAAATTGCATTAGGTTCTGCAAAAGGGCTGGCATATTTGCATGAGGACT GTCACCCTAAGATTATTCACCGTGATATAAAGGCATCCAATATTCTCATTGACTACAAGTTCGAGCCTAAG GTTGCAGATTTCGGGCTTGCTAAGTTTGCTTCTGATAACAATACTCATGTTTCTACTAGGGTTATGGGAACCTTTGG TTATTTGGCTCCTGAATATGCATCTTCAGGTAAACTCACTGATAAATCAGATGTCTTTTCATTTGGTGTAATGCTCCTGGAGCTAATCACCGGGCACCAGCCTCTTGTTTCTTCCCGATCTAAGTTCTTGGACGATAGTTTAGTTGAATGG GCAAGACCATTGCTCACTGGAGCTCTTGAGGATGGCAATTACGATTCCCTTATTGATCCAAAGCTAGGAAATGATTTTAATCCAAATGAGATGACTTGCATGATTGCTTGTGCTGCTGCTTGTGTGCAGCATTCAGCACGGCGACGCCCAAAGATGAGTCAG ATTGTCCGAGCTTTGCAAGGAGACGTCGTTCTCGAAGATCTAAATGAACAAACAACCCCTGCTCACAATAGTTCAGAGCTCGAGTCTGGCCAGTACAATGACAACATGAAGTTTAGAAAGGTGGCATTGGCACCTCAAGAGAATGCGAGCAGTGAGTACTCTCAGAGGACCAGCGAAAACAACCGGAATCCATTGTCTTCGAACTGTGAAAACCAGCAGACACAAGAGATCGAGGCGAGCAACAAGAACGACAGCTATGGTTCGTCCGGCAGCAGCTTGTGA
- the LOC122008721 gene encoding CMP-sialic acid transporter 1-like isoform X1 — MRWYFVAALLTLLTSSQGILTTLSQSNGKYSYDYATIPFLAEVFKLVVSSFFLWKESQSSSPPRMNMEWKSIRLFPIPSIIYLIHNNVQFATLTYVDPSTYQIMGNLKIVTTGILFRFFLKRKLTTLQWMAIVLLTIGTTTSQVKGCGEASCDSLFSAPIQGYMLGLLSACLSALAGVYTEYLMKKNNDSLYWQNVQLYTFGAIFNMARLIVDDFRVEFENGPWWQRLLNGYTVTTWLVVLNLGSSGLLVSWLMKYADNIVKVYSTSMAMLLTMLLSIFLFGLKLTLQLFLGIIICMISLHMYFAPPHMLVDLPVTAKMATDNLKEIAIERRVES; from the exons ATGCGCTGGTATTTCGTTGCGGCTCTTCTCACTCTCCTAACGAGTTCACAG GGAATTTTGACTACGCTATCCCAAAGCAATGGAAAGTACAGTTATGACTATGCTACCATTCCATTTCTTGCAGAAGTTTTCAAG CTCGTGGTGTCTAGCTTTTTCCTTTGGAAGGAGAGCCAGTCATCTTCACCACCAAGGATGAATATGGAATGGAAGAGCATCCGTTTGTTTCCAATTCCTTCTATTATATATCTCATTCACAACAATGTCCAGTTTGCCACCTTGACTTATGTGGATCCATCGACATATCAGATAATGGGCAATCTGAAAATTGTCACAACTGGCATCTTATTCAG GTTTTTTTTGAAGAGAAAGTTGACTACTCTTCAGTGGATGGCAATTGTTCTGCTAACTATAGGAACAACTACCAGCCAG GTGAAAGGTTGTGGAGAGGCATCTTGTGACTCACTATTTTCAGCACCTATACAAGGTTACATGTTGGGACTCTTGTCGGCCTGTCTCTCTGCACTAGCAGGTGTTTACACAGAATACCTGATGAAGAAGAACAATGACAGCCTTTACTGGCAGAATGTCCAGTTATATAC GTTTGGTGCGATCTTTAACATGGCACGTCTTATAGTTGATGATTTTAGAGTTGAGTTTGAGAACGGACCATGGTGGCAACGCCTTCTTAATGGATACACTGTCACAACATGGCTAGTTGTATTGAACCTAGGATCTTCTGGATTATTAGTTTCATGGTTGATGAAATATGCAGACAATATTGTAAAG GTGTATTCAACTTCCATGGCGATGTTACTCACGATGCTCCTATCCATATTTCTTTTCGGTCTCAAGCTTACTTTGCAG CTTTTCTTGGGCATTATAATCTGCATGATCTCACTGCACATGTACTTTGCCCCTCCTCACATGCTCGTTGATTTACCAGTAACTGCAAAGATGGCCACAGATAACCTAAAGGAAATTGCCATCGAACGAAGGGTTGAGTCATGA